In Gemella massiliensis, a single window of DNA contains:
- a CDS encoding PLP-dependent cysteine synthase family protein, translating to MIATSLKFVGNTPIYQLDNTNIFVKLEKYNLGGSVKDRAVLGMLEEAMRQNAINKDTIIVEPTSGNTGIAVAILASVLGIKAVIIMPESMSVERRNIIKAYGAQLILTPKELGIKGSIEKAAQIIEKYDNAISLSQFDNPANPNYHYKTTAKEILEQVPDIDVFVAGVGTGGTFTGVAKYLKEHKPEVISIAVEPAESPAISEGHGGVHKIQGIGTGFIPENFKKEYMNDIFTVSSEEAIEETKNFLRTTGIGIGISSGAAIAGAKKAAEKYPNKKIVTILPDGVDKYLSVLEFEDIVHVEI from the coding sequence ATGATAGCGACATCACTAAAATTTGTGGGGAATACACCTATTTATCAACTGGATAACACAAATATTTTTGTGAAACTGGAGAAGTATAATTTAGGAGGTAGTGTAAAAGATCGTGCTGTTCTTGGAATGTTAGAAGAGGCTATGCGTCAAAATGCAATCAATAAAGATACGATTATTGTTGAACCGACCAGTGGAAACACCGGTATTGCCGTTGCAATTTTAGCTTCAGTTCTTGGGATTAAGGCTGTTATTATCATGCCTGAGAGTATGAGTGTAGAACGTCGTAATATTATTAAGGCATACGGCGCTCAGTTAATTCTTACACCTAAAGAATTAGGGATAAAAGGTTCTATTGAAAAAGCTGCACAAATTATAGAAAAATACGATAATGCCATTTCATTAAGTCAATTCGATAATCCCGCTAATCCGAATTATCATTACAAAACAACGGCAAAAGAAATTTTGGAGCAAGTTCCGGATATTGATGTGTTTGTAGCCGGTGTAGGAACAGGTGGTACTTTTACCGGGGTAGCTAAGTATTTAAAAGAGCATAAACCTGAAGTTATATCGATAGCAGTAGAACCGGCAGAGTCTCCTGCTATTAGTGAAGGACATGGTGGAGTTCACAAAATTCAAGGAATTGGTACAGGATTTATACCGGAAAACTTTAAAAAAGAGTATATGAATGATATATTTACGGTATCAAGTGAAGAAGCTATTGAAGAAACAAAAAATTTCTTAAGAACGACAGGTATAGGGATAGGTATTTCATCAGGTGCGGCAATAGCCGGTGCCAAAAAGGCAGCAGAGAAGTATCCAAATAAAAAAATTGTAACCATTCTTCCTGATGGTGTAGATAAATATTTATCTGTACTTGAATTCGAAGATATTGTTCATGTAGAAATATAA
- a CDS encoding PolC-type DNA polymerase III produces MSNKHFSLLIDTLELAEELTDSNFENFSLDNIEKDNNNKVWTFNFSGNALPDVAHWTLFIQKLRDSFLGDYLVNYRLSTNERVTDKKIIEYWKYVILENFGEVSGVLIESILFSEVKVQDKNLLIKTMAPSIWKNFVSERKNAILDSYKKLGIIIEDIVPEFAKTNVHDITEQQEAKISKEMEKLEQIEQKETEKKTKEQPKKNRGFNAGTKYGKEIHDAEIVDIKDVIGYSGDVTIMAQVFGTEQIVHRNGSSQYRLKLTDYSDSIILRLFGNNPNSKFQNNRRNQLIELIQGIKKGQWIKIFGTVSNDPYLRDTIIEPKAIEVTAKEEKKDSYNGRKRIELNTHTKMSQLEGISSAEDYLIRATSWGHEAIAFTDTYGVQAYPEICLKSKEKDIKTIYGLNAFIMDDSLTATTNPKELRLKDATYVVFDVETTGLSAERDRLIEIAAVKVKNGAQIDTFESYINPKRPISELITRLTSITDEDVKDAPFEKEVMTNFYNWLDKDDILVAHNAKFDLGFLDKSFERLGLKNNNHASIDTLFISRAENKEAKRHGLSNLTKLYKVKLVQHHRAIYDTRATADIFIKMLDQLYALGIEYHNQIDSMIDLKLAHKRSRSFPCSILVKNAQGLKDLFRLVSYSCTDYLSSGKPTIPRSLLIKYRKHLLIGNGNSDNEVFEELLNAKEDKVEQIIDFYDYIEIQPKHHYESFIRSERIDDEAELEEILKHLISLAKKKEKLVVATGDCYYLDDYQHVYRQILRLTVKNNPGAKDIKPLATFLTTEEMLKEFSFLDEKLRQEIVIDNTHVISDMIEKVVPLKDKLYTPNIEGAADEVRNLSYSMAHKIYGENLPEIVEKRLEKELASIIGNGFSVVYLISHKLVKKSLDDGYLVGSRGSVGSSLVATMMEITEVNPLSPHYVCPKCKHSEFFVNAEYASGFDMPNKNCPHCNEKMKKDGQDIPFETFLGFNGDKVPDIDLNFSGEYQATAHNFTKEIFGEDYVYRAGTISTVAEKTAYSFTRDYYEKHEIDKRSIDIERIAAGCEGAKRTTGQHPGGILVVPNDMDIFDFTPYQYPADDETSTWRTTHFDFHSIHDNILKFDILGHDDPTMIRKLQDLSGIDPKTIDVSDPEVMGIFSTVEALGVTREQVDSASGTFGIPEFGTNFVIQMLDDTKPTTYSELVQISGLSHGTDVWLGNAQELIRNGTCKLKDVIGCRDDIMVYLIHAGLEEGLSFKIMESVRKGKGLTEEFEQAMRENDVPNWYIDSCKKIKYMFPKAHACAYVLMALRIAWFKVHQPLIYYCAYYSVRASDFDIITVVRGEQSLKEKIKEIKEKDKNEVTTKDKDALVSYEIANEMLQRGFTFSKVDLEKSLSHDYIIEDNKLIPPFSIVPGLGDNVANKIVQAREEKPFLSIEDLSKRGSVSTTIIEYLREMGTLKGLPERAQLSFFDEL; encoded by the coding sequence ATGAGCAATAAACATTTTTCTCTATTAATAGATACTCTTGAACTGGCTGAGGAATTAACCGATTCAAATTTTGAAAATTTTTCGCTGGATAATATAGAAAAAGATAACAACAATAAAGTATGGACTTTTAACTTTAGTGGTAATGCACTGCCGGATGTTGCTCACTGGACACTGTTTATTCAAAAATTACGAGATAGTTTTCTAGGAGACTATCTCGTTAATTATCGTTTAAGTACAAACGAAAGAGTAACAGATAAAAAAATTATAGAATACTGGAAATATGTTATATTAGAAAATTTTGGTGAGGTATCCGGTGTTCTGATAGAAAGTATTTTATTCAGTGAAGTAAAGGTTCAAGATAAAAACTTATTAATAAAAACAATGGCACCGTCAATTTGGAAAAACTTTGTTAGTGAAAGAAAAAACGCTATCTTAGATAGCTATAAAAAATTAGGGATAATCATTGAAGATATTGTACCTGAATTTGCTAAGACAAATGTTCATGATATAACAGAGCAACAAGAAGCAAAAATTTCCAAAGAAATGGAAAAATTAGAACAGATAGAACAAAAAGAAACTGAGAAAAAAACAAAAGAGCAACCGAAAAAAAATCGAGGTTTTAATGCAGGAACCAAATACGGAAAAGAAATTCATGATGCGGAAATAGTAGACATAAAGGATGTTATCGGCTATTCCGGTGATGTAACCATAATGGCTCAAGTATTCGGAACAGAGCAGATTGTTCACAGGAACGGCTCAAGTCAATATAGATTGAAACTTACAGATTATAGTGATTCTATTATATTACGATTATTCGGTAACAACCCTAACTCTAAATTTCAAAATAATCGTCGTAATCAACTGATTGAATTGATACAAGGTATTAAAAAAGGTCAATGGATAAAAATATTTGGTACTGTCAGCAATGATCCATATTTAAGAGATACGATAATTGAGCCGAAAGCTATAGAGGTGACTGCTAAAGAAGAAAAAAAAGATAGCTACAACGGGCGAAAACGAATTGAACTTAATACCCATACAAAAATGTCACAACTGGAGGGTATTTCTTCGGCGGAAGATTATTTGATAAGAGCAACTTCTTGGGGGCATGAGGCAATTGCATTTACCGATACTTACGGTGTGCAGGCGTATCCGGAAATTTGTTTAAAATCAAAAGAAAAAGATATTAAAACAATATACGGACTTAATGCGTTTATTATGGACGATAGCCTTACAGCGACAACAAATCCAAAAGAACTTCGATTAAAAGATGCAACATATGTTGTATTTGACGTTGAAACAACAGGATTATCAGCGGAAAGAGACAGATTAATAGAAATAGCTGCCGTTAAAGTAAAAAACGGTGCTCAAATTGACACATTTGAAAGTTATATTAATCCGAAACGACCAATATCAGAATTGATTACACGTTTAACGAGCATTACTGACGAGGATGTAAAAGATGCTCCGTTTGAAAAAGAGGTAATGACAAACTTTTATAACTGGCTTGATAAAGATGATATACTTGTTGCTCATAATGCAAAGTTCGATTTAGGATTTTTGGATAAAAGTTTTGAGCGATTAGGCTTAAAGAATAATAATCATGCAAGTATTGATACACTATTTATTTCACGTGCTGAAAATAAAGAAGCAAAACGTCACGGATTAAGTAATCTTACGAAGTTATACAAGGTAAAATTAGTTCAACATCATAGGGCGATATATGATACAAGAGCAACGGCGGATATCTTTATAAAAATGCTCGATCAACTTTATGCACTGGGGATAGAATACCATAATCAAATTGATAGTATGATAGATTTAAAATTAGCACACAAGCGTTCAAGGTCATTTCCTTGTTCAATACTTGTAAAAAATGCCCAAGGATTAAAAGATTTATTTAGATTGGTGTCATATAGCTGTACGGATTATTTATCGTCTGGGAAACCGACTATTCCCCGCAGTTTGTTGATTAAATATCGAAAACATTTACTTATAGGAAACGGAAATTCTGATAATGAAGTATTTGAAGAACTACTTAATGCCAAGGAAGATAAGGTTGAACAAATTATTGATTTTTATGATTATATAGAAATACAGCCCAAACATCATTATGAAAGTTTTATAAGAAGTGAGCGTATTGATGACGAGGCGGAGCTGGAAGAGATTTTAAAACACTTAATCAGTTTGGCTAAGAAAAAAGAAAAGTTAGTTGTTGCTACCGGAGATTGTTATTATTTGGATGATTATCAACATGTTTATCGCCAAATTTTACGACTAACTGTAAAAAATAATCCGGGAGCTAAGGATATTAAGCCGTTGGCTACATTTTTAACAACAGAAGAAATGCTTAAAGAATTTTCATTTTTAGATGAAAAATTAAGACAAGAAATAGTTATTGATAACACACATGTTATTTCCGATATGATAGAAAAAGTAGTTCCGTTGAAAGATAAATTGTATACACCAAATATTGAAGGTGCGGCAGATGAGGTAAGAAACTTAAGTTATAGTATGGCACATAAAATCTATGGAGAAAATTTACCGGAAATCGTAGAAAAACGCCTTGAAAAAGAACTTGCATCAATTATTGGGAATGGTTTTTCGGTAGTTTATTTGATTTCGCATAAACTGGTAAAAAAATCACTTGATGATGGCTATTTGGTAGGTTCAAGGGGCTCTGTAGGGTCATCACTTGTTGCTACGATGATGGAAATTACCGAGGTAAATCCACTATCACCGCATTATGTTTGTCCTAAATGTAAACATAGTGAGTTTTTCGTTAATGCTGAATATGCTTCTGGTTTTGATATGCCGAATAAAAATTGTCCGCATTGTAATGAGAAAATGAAAAAAGACGGTCAGGATATTCCGTTTGAAACTTTTTTAGGTTTTAATGGCGATAAAGTTCCCGATATTGATTTAAACTTTTCAGGAGAGTATCAAGCGACAGCACATAATTTCACAAAAGAAATTTTTGGAGAAGATTATGTTTATCGTGCGGGAACTATTTCAACCGTAGCTGAAAAAACGGCATATTCATTTACACGTGATTATTACGAAAAGCATGAGATTGATAAACGCAGTATTGATATAGAACGTATTGCCGCAGGGTGCGAAGGGGCAAAAAGAACAACCGGACAACATCCGGGAGGAATTTTGGTTGTGCCTAATGATATGGATATTTTTGATTTTACACCATATCAATATCCGGCAGATGATGAAACAAGTACGTGGAGAACGACACACTTCGATTTCCACTCAATTCACGATAATATTTTAAAATTTGATATACTGGGGCATGATGATCCGACTATGATAAGAAAACTTCAAGATTTATCAGGAATAGATCCAAAAACTATTGATGTATCAGATCCGGAAGTTATGGGGATTTTCTCAACAGTTGAAGCACTTGGTGTAACACGTGAACAGGTTGATTCTGCGAGTGGAACATTTGGAATACCGGAATTTGGAACAAACTTTGTTATTCAAATGCTTGATGATACAAAACCGACTACATATTCAGAACTTGTCCAAATTTCCGGATTGTCGCATGGGACGGATGTTTGGCTTGGTAATGCTCAAGAATTAATACGGAACGGTACATGTAAACTGAAAGATGTTATCGGATGTCGTGATGATATTATGGTTTATTTAATTCATGCGGGTCTTGAAGAAGGATTATCATTTAAAATAATGGAAAGCGTTCGTAAAGGTAAAGGTCTTACAGAAGAGTTTGAACAAGCTATGAGAGAAAACGATGTACCGAATTGGTATATAGATTCATGTAAAAAAATAAAGTATATGTTTCCTAAAGCGCATGCTTGTGCGTATGTACTTATGGCACTTCGTATAGCTTGGTTTAAAGTTCATCAACCGTTGATTTACTACTGTGCGTACTACTCGGTAAGAGCAAGCGATTTTGATATTATTACGGTTGTCAGAGGGGAACAGTCACTTAAAGAAAAAATAAAAGAAATTAAAGAAAAGGATAAGAATGAAGTAACGACAAAAGATAAAGACGCACTGGTGAGTTACGAAATAGCAAATGAAATGTTACAACGTGGTTTTACGTTCTCAAAAGTTGATTTGGAAAAATCATTAAGCCATGATTACATTATTGAGGATAATAAGCTGATACCGCCTTTTTCTATTGTGCCGGGATTAGGAGATAATGTGGCAAATAAAATAGTTCAAGCACGTGAAGAAAAACCGTTTTTGTCGATAGAAGATTTATCAAAACGTGGAAGTGTATCAACTACAATAATAGAATATTTAAGAGAAATGGGAACGCTAAAAGGTTTACCGGAAAGAGCGCAATTATCATTTTTTGATGAATTGTAG
- the cysE gene encoding serine O-acetyltransferase: protein MKFFENLRYNINRVLKEDPAAKSKLMVYLTYPHIKALNYHFFAHKLYKKNHHTLARIFSKRARRITGIEIHPGAKIGKGLFIDHGMGVVIGETAVVGDNVTLYHGTTLGGTTFNPIKRHPTVGNNVMIGAGAKVLGNVTIGDNVKIGANAVVKHDVPTGAVVYEARPTVKLKD, encoded by the coding sequence ATGAAATTTTTTGAAAATTTACGCTATAATATTAATAGAGTGCTGAAAGAGGATCCTGCTGCTAAATCTAAATTAATGGTTTATTTAACTTATCCCCATATAAAAGCTCTTAATTATCATTTTTTTGCACATAAACTCTATAAGAAAAATCACCACACTTTGGCTAGGATATTTTCTAAAAGGGCGAGAAGAATAACAGGGATAGAAATTCATCCCGGTGCAAAAATAGGGAAAGGTTTATTTATTGATCACGGAATGGGAGTTGTAATTGGAGAAACAGCTGTAGTTGGTGATAATGTAACCCTTTATCATGGTACAACGTTAGGTGGTACAACTTTTAATCCTATAAAACGTCATCCAACAGTTGGCAATAACGTCATGATAGGTGCCGGGGCTAAGGTGTTGGGTAATGTAACTATTGGTGATAATGTAAAAATAGGAGCGAATGCTGTTGTTAAACATGATGTGCCAACAGGGGCTGTGGTGTATGAAGCAAGACCGACTGTAAAATTAAAAGATTAG
- a CDS encoding proline--tRNA ligase, whose product MRQSKTFIPTTREVPSTAEAISHKLLIKAGMVKQVSSGVYTYLPLATKVIQKIEKVIREEHEKIGASELLMPILQSEEYWKESGRWYKMGDELMRVTDRKGAGYALSPTAEEVVCQTVNNMVTSYKQLPVNLYQFQTKFRDEIRPRLGLLRTKEFIMKDGYTFHDTPESLRKSYNDYYGAYSKIFSRLGLKYRIVKADSGNIGGSYTHEFQALAEIGEDTIVYTEGSDYAANIETAVVVEENYKMPTGFEKKERELLETPEQQTIDAIAAYCGVETNRAMKALALKADGEYYLVLMRGNDQLNDLKFRKATNTSEVEMATEQEIEEIMGGYVGYMGPFGIKNCKIIGDNAIKYMYNHSCGANKKGFHYINVNPGDYPIDAHYDLRMIEEGDLAEDLSGPVKFAKGIEVGQVFELGKGYSEAMDATYLDANGRANHFYMGCYGIGVTRIISAIIEQHNDEKGIIWPSIVAPYQVHLVCIDTKKAEQIEVAEKLYEELTAAGIEVLYDDRNERAGVKFNDADLLGMPLQVIVGNKASEGLVEIKERKTLEKQDTSVADVLTVVQKFFK is encoded by the coding sequence ATGAGACAATCAAAAACGTTTATTCCAACGACAAGAGAAGTACCATCCACTGCAGAAGCAATTAGTCATAAGTTGTTAATTAAAGCGGGGATGGTTAAGCAAGTATCTTCTGGAGTTTATACTTACTTGCCGCTTGCGACTAAAGTAATTCAAAAAATAGAAAAGGTAATTAGAGAAGAACACGAAAAAATCGGTGCTTCAGAATTGTTAATGCCGATCCTTCAATCAGAAGAATATTGGAAAGAATCTGGACGTTGGTACAAAATGGGTGACGAGCTTATGCGTGTTACCGATAGAAAAGGTGCAGGATATGCCCTTAGTCCAACTGCAGAAGAGGTGGTTTGTCAAACTGTAAATAACATGGTGACGTCTTATAAACAACTTCCGGTGAATTTATATCAATTTCAAACTAAATTCCGTGATGAAATTCGTCCCCGTTTAGGCCTTTTAAGAACAAAAGAGTTTATAATGAAAGATGGTTATACATTCCATGATACTCCGGAATCATTGAGAAAGTCTTATAATGATTATTATGGTGCATATAGTAAAATTTTTAGTAGATTAGGTTTAAAATATCGTATAGTAAAAGCGGACTCAGGAAATATTGGCGGTAGCTACACGCATGAATTTCAAGCATTAGCGGAAATAGGGGAAGATACGATTGTTTATACCGAGGGAAGTGACTATGCTGCAAATATTGAAACTGCCGTTGTCGTAGAAGAAAATTACAAAATGCCGACAGGTTTTGAGAAAAAAGAACGTGAATTGTTAGAAACACCTGAACAACAAACAATTGATGCAATAGCTGCATACTGTGGAGTTGAAACTAATCGTGCTATGAAAGCTCTGGCACTAAAAGCGGATGGCGAATATTATTTAGTTCTAATGCGTGGAAATGATCAATTAAATGATCTTAAATTTAGGAAAGCCACCAACACATCAGAAGTAGAGATGGCTACCGAACAGGAAATTGAAGAAATTATGGGCGGTTATGTAGGTTATATGGGGCCATTCGGTATTAAAAATTGTAAAATAATCGGAGATAATGCGATTAAATATATGTATAATCACAGTTGTGGAGCGAATAAAAAAGGATTCCACTATATTAATGTAAATCCCGGCGATTATCCTATTGATGCACATTATGATTTGCGTATGATTGAAGAAGGGGACTTGGCAGAAGATTTATCAGGTCCGGTAAAATTTGCTAAAGGTATCGAAGTAGGGCAAGTGTTCGAGCTTGGTAAAGGTTATTCGGAGGCTATGGATGCAACTTACCTTGATGCTAACGGACGAGCGAATCATTTTTACATGGGGTGTTACGGCATTGGTGTAACACGTATTATTTCTGCAATTATTGAACAACACAATGATGAAAAAGGTATTATCTGGCCATCAATAGTTGCACCATATCAAGTACATCTTGTTTGTATAGATACTAAAAAAGCTGAACAAATAGAAGTTGCGGAAAAATTATACGAAGAATTAACAGCAGCAGGAATAGAAGTCCTTTATGACGACAGAAATGAACGTGCGGGAGTTAAATTTAATGATGCCGACCTGTTGGGTATGCCTTTACAAGTTATTGTAGGAAATAAAGCAAGTGAAGGTTTAGTAGAAATAAAAGAACGAAAAACACTGGAAAAACAAGATACATCTGTGGCAGATGTTCTAACCGTTGTGCAAAAGTTTTTTAAATAA
- the recU gene encoding Holliday junction resolvase RecU has product MFNYPNKKNNFVQKTKYSNRGMELESDINFANKYYLNNNVAVIHKKPIPIQIVEVNYPNRASAMITKAFYKIPSTTDYNGVFNGKYIDFEAKETNSTTSFSLTNIHEHQIIHMKQILKHGGITFIIVRFKKIDRTFLLPFKNFLFFYERAINGGRKSIKLIEFEENGFELSFHYKIRLDYLSIIKNNESEF; this is encoded by the coding sequence ATGTTTAACTATCCAAATAAAAAAAATAATTTCGTTCAGAAGACTAAATATTCCAATCGTGGAATGGAACTAGAAAGTGATATTAACTTTGCGAATAAATATTACTTAAATAATAATGTTGCCGTCATTCATAAAAAACCGATACCTATTCAAATAGTAGAGGTCAATTATCCAAATCGAGCAAGTGCGATGATTACAAAAGCATTTTATAAAATACCGTCTACTACAGATTATAATGGTGTTTTTAATGGAAAGTATATTGATTTTGAGGCTAAAGAAACTAATTCAACAACATCTTTTTCCTTAACCAATATTCATGAACATCAAATTATTCATATGAAACAAATATTAAAGCATGGTGGTATTACATTTATTATTGTGCGATTTAAAAAAATAGATAGAACTTTTCTTCTCCCCTTTAAAAATTTTCTGTTTTTTTATGAAAGAGCAATAAATGGCGGAAGAAAATCTATAAAATTAATCGAATTCGAAGAAAACGGATTTGAATTATCTTTCCACTACAAAATTAGATTAGATTATTTAAGTATTATAAAAAATAATGAAAGTGAGTTTTAG
- a CDS encoding transglycosylase domain-containing protein, with the protein MKNIFKYISSIFFTLALILFFVVLAFFAKELKDVPDITRANLQDPLSSEIYDKNLNLIATVGAEKRDYVSINDIPENVKDAVLSTEDSRFYSHIGLDPIRLIKAIIVNVRSNSAREGASTITQQVVKTSLLTAEKSLERKTQEAYLSLKLENKYSKNDILEMYLNKIYYSDGQYGIKTAAKYFYNKNLNELTIPQIALLTGIPQQPILYNPYDYPEDATKRRNTVLYAMLNNDKITKDEYDKAINTPITEGLVSKTKEERANQHTYNPKYAAYIDLLNKELKENKNFENVKDPFSLGLKIYTNLNSELQIYVQDMLDNQRAPMKPHASQAAISVIDTKTGLIEAVGGGKNYKAGGYNYATDAKVQPGSAIKPLVDYAPGIEYYGWDSQTTFSDTPYKIAGTNFYIQNWDRAYHGNISMRRALSWSYNIPAVRAFERVGFERSKHFAEKLGIPVSKDEPTTAIGGNVDGVSPLQMAGAFASFGNKGYYNKPSTVVKIFNANGRELQSMKEQPVKAMSEETAYIMTSILKDVLSNNGTSPNGKVKNFNMAGKSGSSTFDDSAYLNYGIDVVNSTKDSWMIGYSTEYTVSVWQGADTVDSAAKALSPTHAGTTQQIMADIMKKVSDNKAPAPFEKPAGIVTKNGVEYSKERNTETDYMYAGSNRDAVYQAKAAENERNGRSSLTTAFNSISGTAGSNSTTNSRNTKRNTRR; encoded by the coding sequence ATGAAAAACATATTTAAGTATATTAGTTCAATATTTTTTACGCTAGCCTTAATTTTATTTTTTGTTGTTCTGGCATTTTTTGCTAAAGAACTTAAAGATGTACCTGATATAACAAGAGCAAATCTTCAAGATCCGCTATCGTCGGAAATATATGATAAAAACCTTAACTTAATCGCAACCGTCGGTGCGGAAAAAAGAGATTATGTATCAATTAACGACATTCCGGAAAACGTAAAAGATGCCGTACTTTCTACTGAAGATTCCCGCTTTTATTCACATATCGGTTTAGATCCTATACGTTTGATTAAAGCCATCATTGTTAATGTTCGTTCAAACTCCGCACGTGAAGGAGCCAGTACAATAACACAACAAGTAGTTAAAACTTCTCTACTTACAGCAGAGAAATCATTAGAAAGAAAAACTCAAGAAGCCTACTTATCTTTAAAATTGGAAAACAAATATTCCAAAAACGATATACTTGAGATGTATCTTAATAAAATTTATTACTCTGATGGTCAATACGGAATAAAAACAGCAGCAAAATATTTTTACAATAAAAACTTGAATGAGCTTACTATACCGCAAATAGCACTTTTGACCGGTATTCCTCAACAACCTATCCTATATAATCCTTATGATTATCCGGAAGATGCAACGAAACGTCGTAACACCGTTTTGTATGCCATGTTAAACAATGACAAAATAACAAAAGATGAATACGACAAAGCGATAAATACTCCAATAACCGAAGGTCTAGTAAGCAAAACAAAAGAAGAAAGAGCCAATCAACATACATATAACCCTAAATATGCTGCCTATATAGATTTATTAAATAAAGAATTAAAAGAGAATAAAAACTTTGAAAATGTTAAAGATCCTTTTTCTTTAGGTTTAAAAATCTATACTAACCTTAATTCAGAACTTCAAATTTATGTTCAAGATATGTTGGATAATCAACGTGCCCCAATGAAACCGCACGCTTCTCAAGCCGCAATATCAGTTATTGATACAAAAACCGGCTTAATCGAGGCTGTCGGTGGAGGTAAAAATTATAAAGCCGGCGGTTATAACTATGCGACAGATGCAAAAGTCCAACCCGGTTCTGCGATTAAACCGCTAGTGGACTATGCACCCGGCATTGAGTATTATGGCTGGGACAGTCAAACTACATTCTCAGATACACCTTATAAAATAGCCGGGACAAACTTCTATATTCAAAACTGGGATAGAGCTTACCACGGAAATATTTCTATGCGTCGAGCTTTGTCTTGGTCATATAATATACCGGCGGTTAGAGCCTTTGAAAGGGTTGGTTTCGAACGTTCTAAACATTTCGCTGAAAAATTAGGTATTCCCGTTTCAAAAGATGAACCGACCACCGCTATTGGTGGTAACGTTGATGGAGTTTCTCCGTTACAAATGGCAGGAGCATTCGCAAGTTTCGGTAATAAAGGATACTACAATAAACCATCAACGGTCGTGAAAATATTTAATGCTAACGGACGAGAACTACAATCCATGAAAGAACAACCAGTAAAAGCAATGTCGGAGGAAACAGCCTACATTATGACCTCAATACTGAAAGACGTATTATCAAACAACGGTACATCACCAAACGGCAAAGTTAAAAACTTTAATATGGCAGGCAAATCCGGATCAAGTACCTTTGACGATAGTGCATATCTCAACTATGGAATTGATGTAGTAAACTCAACCAAAGATAGCTGGATGATCGGATATTCTACGGAATACACCGTTTCCGTTTGGCAAGGTGCAGATACGGTGGACTCCGCAGCTAAAGCTCTTTCTCCCACTCATGCAGGAACAACACAACAAATAATGGCAGATATAATGAAGAAGGTTTCGGACAACAAAGCACCCGCTCCTTTTGAAAAACCTGCCGGTATTGTTACTAAAAATGGTGTTGAATACTCCAAAGAACGAAACACGGAAACGGATTATATGTACGCCGGTAGTAACCGTGATGCAGTGTATCAGGCTAAAGCTGCAGAAAATGAACGAAACGGCAGATCTTCTCTTACCACAGCATTTAATTCAATAAGTGGTACTGCGGGATCTAATTCAACAACTAACAGTAGAAATACAAAACGAAACACCAGAAGATAA